The following coding sequences lie in one Klebsiella huaxiensis genomic window:
- the ycaC gene encoding isochorismate family cysteine hydrolase YcaC, translating into MAKPYVRLDKNDAAVLLVDHQTGLLSLVRDIDPDKFKNNVLALGDLAKYFGLPTILTTSFENGPNGPLVPELKEQFPDAPYIARPGNINAWDNEDFVKAVKATGKKQLIIAGVVTEVCVAFPALSAIEEGFDVFVITDASGTFNPITRDAAWDRMSQAGVQLMSWFGAACELHRDWRNDVEGLGTLFSNHIPDYRNLMTSFNLLNQK; encoded by the coding sequence ATGGCCAAACCGTATGTTCGTCTGGATAAAAATGATGCCGCTGTGCTGCTGGTGGATCACCAAACGGGACTGTTATCACTTGTGCGCGATATCGATCCTGATAAGTTCAAGAACAACGTCCTTGCCCTTGGCGACCTGGCGAAGTACTTCGGTCTGCCGACCATCTTAACCACCAGCTTCGAAAATGGTCCCAACGGCCCGTTGGTGCCGGAGCTGAAAGAGCAGTTCCCGGACGCGCCTTACATTGCCCGTCCTGGCAACATTAATGCCTGGGATAACGAAGATTTTGTGAAGGCCGTCAAAGCCACGGGTAAAAAGCAACTGATTATCGCCGGCGTCGTGACCGAAGTTTGCGTGGCTTTTCCGGCACTGTCAGCGATTGAAGAGGGCTTTGATGTCTTTGTGATAACCGACGCGTCCGGCACGTTTAATCCGATTACCCGCGATGCCGCATGGGATCGTATGTCGCAGGCGGGTGTGCAGCTGATGTCGTGGTTTGGCGCAGCCTGTGAGCTACATCGCGATTGGCGCAATGATGTTGAAGGTCTGGGGACCTTGTTCTCCAACCATATCCCGGACTATCGCAATCTGATGACCAGCTTTAACCTCTTAAATCAGAAATAA
- a CDS encoding T6SS phospholipase effector Tle1-like catalytic domain-containing protein produces MSKNVVICCDGTGNEVKAELSNVLKLYRVMSKNAAQCVYYQPGIGTIGQHNAWQQLRQKVRGWFELATGFGLDKDILCAYRFLCENYAQGDKVWLFGFSRGAYTVRVLAAMVNMIGLLNKDQLNLAEYALAAYKRASLSNEPPRQSKQPSSALADAWHFSRVAGTRMIQIEFIGVWDTVSSILIPKKFGLLLDVEKLLYTQKNPIVKCFRQAIAIDERRRMFRLHHWLEPQSFRAKPFKPESDITQDVKQVWFAGVHADIGGGYPETESGLSKFPLVWMIEEARSYGLLVNQANINQMVFGKPRQGSKYRYAAPDEMAEIHRSLTLSWIPLEWLPKNVKAREWHERRDWLGWYVPRGEPRLIPESALIHQSVKQRMASSDYRPVNLPQRYEWVGEAGSEPLAPSEQPTDRVTCAI; encoded by the coding sequence ATGAGCAAAAATGTCGTTATCTGTTGTGATGGAACCGGTAATGAAGTGAAGGCAGAGCTGTCAAACGTACTGAAACTTTACCGGGTGATGAGCAAAAACGCAGCGCAATGCGTCTATTATCAACCTGGAATTGGCACTATTGGTCAGCACAACGCCTGGCAACAGTTGCGACAAAAAGTCCGCGGATGGTTTGAACTCGCCACTGGTTTCGGCCTGGATAAAGACATCCTTTGCGCCTACCGCTTTCTTTGTGAAAATTACGCCCAGGGGGATAAAGTGTGGCTTTTCGGCTTTAGCCGTGGGGCGTACACCGTTCGCGTACTCGCGGCCATGGTAAACATGATTGGCCTGCTCAATAAAGACCAATTGAATCTCGCCGAATACGCCCTCGCCGCCTACAAGCGCGCAAGTTTAAGCAATGAACCGCCTCGTCAGAGCAAGCAGCCCTCTTCAGCGCTGGCCGATGCATGGCACTTCTCACGGGTCGCCGGAACGCGGATGATTCAGATTGAGTTTATCGGCGTGTGGGACACCGTCTCCTCAATATTGATCCCGAAAAAATTCGGCCTGCTGCTGGATGTGGAAAAGCTGCTCTATACCCAGAAAAACCCCATTGTGAAGTGCTTTCGCCAGGCCATCGCCATCGATGAGCGGCGTCGGATGTTTCGACTACATCACTGGCTTGAACCTCAATCTTTTAGAGCCAAACCTTTTAAGCCTGAAAGCGATATTACGCAGGACGTCAAGCAGGTCTGGTTTGCGGGCGTTCATGCGGATATCGGTGGCGGATATCCGGAAACGGAGAGCGGCCTGTCAAAATTTCCGCTGGTCTGGATGATAGAAGAAGCCCGGTCGTACGGCCTGCTGGTGAATCAGGCCAATATTAATCAAATGGTTTTCGGCAAGCCGCGGCAAGGCAGTAAATATCGCTACGCCGCACCGGATGAGATGGCTGAGATACACCGCTCATTGACGCTGTCCTGGATCCCTCTCGAATGGTTACCTAAAAATGTGAAAGCCAGGGAATGGCATGAGCGTCGGGACTGGCTGGGTTGGTATGTTCCGCGAGGGGAACCAAGGTTGATTCCTGAGAGCGCGCTGATTCACCAATCCGTTAAGCAGCGCATGGCATCAAGCGACTATCGGCCCGTTAATCTCCCTCAACGCTACGAGTGGGTTGGCGAGGCGGGTAGCGAACCGCTGGCCCCCTCTGAACAGCCCACCGACAGGGTGACTTGCGCGATATAG
- a CDS encoding LysR family transcriptional regulator: MSRSALPFNTVETFLVTARHLNLTHAARELCLTQGAVSRQIAALESWFGFPLFVRHARGLRLSPQGSALYPELQSAFARLVTVAEQARQQQTVVRLKAPTCAIRWLVPRLVAIEQCHPELQVALTTTTEHSVNFKTEPYDAAIIFGSHHSAGELLFEEALTPVMNRSAADDNPLSEMTFLHPTRDKTDWSLWLAQFSSEKPLPMSKNQHFDTMDLAITAAMQGLGIAIADETLVAEDLRAGRLTRPFALSVKTGASYRLVVRASQSKADGLARFREKLINPGSHDAS, encoded by the coding sequence ATGTCGCGAAGCGCCCTACCATTTAATACCGTGGAAACCTTTCTGGTCACCGCCAGGCATCTCAACTTAACCCATGCCGCCCGCGAGCTGTGCCTGACGCAGGGGGCGGTCAGCCGACAGATTGCGGCGCTGGAAAGCTGGTTTGGTTTCCCGTTGTTTGTTCGCCACGCTCGCGGGCTGCGTCTTTCCCCGCAAGGTAGCGCGCTCTACCCGGAGCTACAATCCGCTTTTGCCCGCCTGGTCACGGTCGCTGAGCAGGCCCGTCAGCAGCAAACCGTGGTGCGTCTGAAAGCACCTACCTGCGCCATTCGCTGGCTGGTACCGCGGCTGGTAGCCATTGAGCAATGCCATCCGGAACTGCAGGTCGCCCTGACCACTACCACCGAACATAGCGTTAATTTCAAAACCGAGCCTTATGACGCAGCGATCATCTTCGGCAGCCACCACAGCGCGGGCGAACTGTTGTTTGAAGAGGCGTTGACGCCGGTGATGAACCGCTCGGCGGCTGACGATAACCCACTGAGTGAGATGACCTTTTTACATCCGACGCGGGACAAAACCGACTGGTCGCTGTGGCTGGCGCAATTTTCCTCCGAGAAACCGCTGCCGATGAGTAAAAACCAGCATTTCGATACGATGGATCTGGCGATAACCGCCGCCATGCAGGGGCTGGGGATAGCTATCGCCGACGAAACTCTGGTGGCAGAGGATTTACGCGCCGGTCGTCTGACGCGCCCTTTTGCCCTTAGCGTGAAAACCGGTGCTAGCTATCGGCTGGTAGTGCGAGCCTCACAAAGCAAAGCCGACGGACTGGCGCGCTTTCGTGAAAAGCTGATTAATCCAGGGTCACATGATGCTTCATGA
- a CDS encoding carboxylesterase/lipase family protein encodes MQNPSTPLVKTRQGTLSGTSEEGIHIWRGIPYAAPPVGDLRWRAPQSAARWQGVRQADTFSASSWQDIEYCRELGGGDPGRFSEDCLYLNVWSPAARERALPVMVWLHGGGYTIGAGSLPPYDGKALASREVVVVTVNYRLGHLGFFAHPALEGEDGERIYNFALLDQIAALQWVQENIHAFGGDAANVTLFGESAGARSVLSLLTSPKAKGLFHKAIIQSGYTLPDLPREKALAKGQLIAEHFALPQASAEQLRAIPAEAFWSLTAPLTIGPAPIVGDAVLPQPMLETFFSGRQHPLPVMIGSNSDEASVMAVFGVDIAGQIQKLRRERRFGLGLIKLLYPGVKGDEALGREVCRDMAFTTLGYVVMQAQQRVGQPCWRYWFDYVAEAEHETYPHGAWHGNEVVYVFDNLELAEPVRNYANERDRAFAAQVANYWVEFARRAGGGCQELSGTVRWPASLRGRDRLLRIGLHKQAGFKVENRFMRARLALFRRVMKHHVTLD; translated from the coding sequence ATGCAGAATCCGTCTACCCCGCTGGTGAAAACCCGGCAGGGCACCTTATCGGGCACCTCCGAAGAAGGAATACACATCTGGCGCGGCATTCCCTATGCCGCACCGCCCGTCGGCGACCTTCGCTGGCGCGCGCCGCAGTCTGCCGCCCGTTGGCAGGGCGTGCGTCAGGCTGATACATTCTCCGCTTCCAGCTGGCAGGATATTGAGTATTGCCGTGAGCTTGGCGGCGGCGATCCTGGCCGCTTCTCAGAGGATTGTCTCTACCTTAACGTCTGGTCACCCGCCGCTCGGGAGCGCGCTTTACCGGTGATGGTCTGGCTGCATGGTGGTGGTTACACCATCGGTGCTGGCAGCTTGCCACCCTATGACGGTAAAGCGCTGGCTTCCCGCGAGGTGGTGGTGGTGACGGTCAACTACCGGTTGGGACATCTGGGCTTTTTTGCTCATCCAGCGCTGGAAGGCGAAGATGGCGAAAGAATCTATAATTTTGCTCTGCTCGATCAGATTGCCGCGCTGCAATGGGTTCAGGAAAACATCCATGCCTTCGGCGGCGATGCTGCCAACGTCACGCTGTTCGGCGAATCCGCCGGGGCGCGCAGCGTGCTGTCGTTGCTGACTTCGCCGAAAGCCAAAGGGTTGTTTCATAAAGCGATCATTCAGAGCGGCTATACCTTGCCGGATTTGCCGCGCGAGAAGGCGCTGGCGAAGGGGCAGTTGATCGCTGAACATTTCGCTTTGCCGCAGGCTAGCGCCGAACAGCTTCGGGCGATCCCTGCCGAGGCGTTCTGGTCGCTGACCGCGCCGTTAACTATCGGCCCGGCACCTATCGTTGGCGATGCTGTCCTGCCGCAGCCGATGTTGGAAACGTTCTTTAGCGGACGTCAGCATCCGCTACCGGTGATGATTGGTTCAAACAGCGACGAGGCCAGCGTCATGGCGGTGTTTGGTGTCGATATCGCTGGGCAAATCCAGAAACTGCGTCGCGAACGCCGCTTTGGTCTCGGGTTAATTAAACTACTTTACCCTGGCGTCAAGGGGGATGAAGCGCTGGGACGTGAAGTGTGTCGCGACATGGCGTTTACCACGCTGGGATACGTGGTCATGCAGGCGCAGCAGCGGGTAGGGCAGCCGTGCTGGCGCTACTGGTTTGATTATGTTGCTGAGGCCGAGCATGAAACCTATCCGCACGGCGCGTGGCACGGTAACGAAGTGGTATACGTTTTTGATAATCTCGAGCTGGCTGAGCCGGTGCGTAATTATGCAAATGAGCGCGATCGGGCTTTTGCGGCGCAGGTTGCGAATTACTGGGTTGAATTCGCCCGGCGAGCCGGCGGCGGCTGCCAGGAGCTTTCAGGGACGGTACGCTGGCCAGCCAGCCTGCGTGGGCGCGATCGGTTGTTGCGAATCGGGTTGCATAAACAGGCGGGTTTTAAAGTGGAAAACCGCTTTATGCGCGCTCGCCTGGCGCTGTTCCGCCGGGTCATGAAGCATCATGTGACCCTGGATTAA
- the hglS gene encoding 2-oxoadipate dioxygenase/decarboxylase HglS yields MANTITADEIREHFSQAMSAMYQQEVPQYGTLLELVADVNLAVLENNPKLHEQLANADELARLNVERHGAIRVGTAEELATLRRMFAIMGMYPVSYYDLSQAGVPVHSTAFRPIDDSALARNPFRVFTSLLRLELIANVELRNRAAQILARRDIFTPRCRELMALYEEKGEFTSVEAREFVNQALETFRWHRHATVDDETYHALHEEHRLIADVVCFPGCHINHLTPRTLDIDRVQALMPECGITPKALIEGPPRREVPILLRQTSFKALEEPVMFAGEHKGTHTARFGEIEQRGIALTPKGRALYDRLLSEAGVGKDNLNHQRHLQEVFNAFPDSEFLLRQQGLAWFRYRLTPSGEAHRQAFRPGDDPQPLIERGWVIAQPIIYEDFLPVSAAGIFQSNLGNEIQSHSHGNASREAFETALGGSVYDEFELYRQAEERSKRRCGLL; encoded by the coding sequence ATGGCGAACACCATCACGGCTGATGAGATTCGGGAACACTTTTCGCAGGCGATGTCGGCGATGTACCAGCAGGAAGTTCCCCAGTACGGGACGTTACTGGAGCTGGTGGCCGACGTTAATCTGGCAGTACTGGAAAATAACCCGAAGCTGCATGAACAACTGGCCAATGCCGATGAGCTGGCGCGGCTGAACGTTGAACGTCACGGTGCGATCCGCGTCGGAACGGCGGAGGAACTAGCGACCTTACGTCGCATGTTTGCCATCATGGGAATGTATCCCGTTAGCTATTACGATCTGTCGCAGGCCGGGGTCCCGGTTCACTCGACCGCGTTTCGGCCCATTGACGACTCGGCGCTGGCGCGCAATCCGTTTCGGGTTTTTACTTCGCTGCTGCGCCTGGAGTTAATTGCTAACGTTGAGCTGCGCAATCGGGCGGCGCAAATTCTCGCCCGCCGCGATATTTTCACTCCTCGCTGTCGTGAACTGATGGCGCTTTATGAAGAGAAGGGTGAATTCACCTCCGTTGAAGCACGTGAGTTTGTCAACCAGGCGCTGGAAACCTTTCGCTGGCATCGCCATGCCACCGTTGATGATGAAACCTATCACGCGCTGCATGAAGAACACCGGCTGATTGCCGATGTGGTCTGTTTCCCCGGCTGCCATATTAATCATCTGACCCCACGCACGCTGGATATTGACCGGGTACAGGCGCTAATGCCGGAATGCGGTATCACGCCGAAAGCGCTGATTGAAGGGCCGCCGAGGCGTGAAGTCCCGATTTTACTGCGTCAGACCAGTTTTAAGGCTCTTGAGGAGCCGGTGATGTTTGCCGGGGAGCATAAAGGCACGCACACCGCCCGCTTTGGCGAAATTGAGCAGCGCGGCATTGCGCTGACGCCGAAGGGCCGCGCCCTCTATGACCGACTGCTCAGCGAGGCTGGGGTGGGCAAAGATAATCTTAATCACCAGCGCCATTTGCAGGAAGTCTTTAACGCGTTCCCTGACAGCGAATTTCTGCTGCGCCAGCAGGGACTGGCCTGGTTCCGCTACCGTCTGACCCCATCAGGCGAAGCGCATCGCCAGGCGTTTCGACCGGGTGATGATCCGCAGCCATTAATCGAACGCGGTTGGGTCATTGCCCAGCCGATTATTTATGAAGACTTCTTACCGGTGAGCGCCGCGGGGATTTTTCAGTCGAACCTGGGCAATGAGATCCAGTCTCATAGCCATGGCAACGCCAGCCGCGAGGCCTTTGAAACGGCGCTTGGCGGTTCGGTCTATGATGAGTTTGAACTGTATCGACAGGCGGAAGAGCGCAGCAAACGACGTTGCGGTCTGCTGTGA
- the pcaH gene encoding protocatechuate 3,4-dioxygenase subunit beta: MNDKWSPREVLHRDYNSHPPAYAPGYKTSVLRSPRNALISLQNSLSEITGPVFSSDDLGALDNDLILNYAKEGLPIGERIIVHGYVRDGFGRPMKNTLVEVWQANAGGRYRHKKDQYLAPIDPNFGGCGRVLTDENGYYCFRTIKPGPYPWRNQASDWRPAHIHFSLSGEAWAQRLITQMYFEGDPLIKQCPIVKTINNDDAIRTLIAELDTHAAVPLDSLAYRFDLVLRGHRATLFENRTQGAAR, from the coding sequence ATGAACGATAAATGGTCACCGCGCGAGGTTCTGCATCGCGACTACAACAGCCATCCTCCCGCTTACGCGCCGGGCTACAAAACCAGCGTTCTGCGTTCACCGCGCAATGCGCTGATCTCCCTTCAAAACTCACTCTCAGAAATTACCGGACCGGTGTTTAGCAGTGATGATCTGGGCGCACTGGATAATGACCTTATCCTTAATTATGCCAAAGAGGGTTTGCCCATCGGCGAGCGCATCATTGTGCACGGCTACGTTCGCGATGGGTTTGGCCGTCCGATGAAAAACACGCTGGTTGAAGTCTGGCAAGCTAACGCAGGCGGTCGCTATCGGCATAAGAAAGATCAATATCTTGCTCCCATCGACCCTAACTTTGGCGGCTGTGGCCGGGTACTGACCGACGAAAACGGCTATTACTGTTTTCGCACCATTAAGCCAGGCCCCTATCCGTGGCGCAACCAGGCGAGCGACTGGCGACCGGCGCATATCCACTTCTCTCTTTCCGGCGAAGCCTGGGCGCAGCGCTTAATCACTCAAATGTATTTCGAAGGCGATCCGTTGATTAAACAGTGCCCTATCGTCAAAACCATCAATAATGATGACGCTATTCGGACGTTAATCGCCGAGCTGGATACCCACGCCGCCGTGCCGCTGGACTCTCTGGCCTACCGTTTTGACCTTGTGCTACGCGGTCATCGCGCGACGTTGTTTGAAAACCGCACTCAGGGGGCCGCCCGATGA
- the pcaG gene encoding protocatechuate 3,4-dioxygenase subunit alpha — protein MKNFLPETASQTAGPYVHIGLAPDAAGFHIFEKNFGPTLTTPATEGERITIEGRVIDGSGTPVRDVLLEIWQANAAGRYNHPDDRQQNKKQDAEFRGWGRSCSDFTSGIWRFETIKPGSVIGRDGRVMAPHVNLWIVARGINIGLNTRMYFSDEQDANQADPVLNLIEWEVRRQTLIAHREVRGNEIVYRFDIHLQGENETVFFDI, from the coding sequence ATGAAAAATTTTTTACCTGAAACTGCTTCACAGACCGCCGGTCCTTACGTACACATCGGCCTTGCGCCGGACGCCGCAGGTTTTCACATCTTTGAAAAGAACTTTGGTCCGACGTTGACCACGCCGGCCACCGAAGGCGAACGAATTACTATCGAAGGCCGGGTGATTGATGGCTCCGGGACGCCGGTACGCGATGTGCTGCTGGAAATCTGGCAGGCCAATGCCGCCGGGCGTTATAACCACCCTGACGACAGGCAGCAGAACAAAAAGCAGGATGCGGAATTTCGCGGCTGGGGGCGTAGCTGCTCGGACTTTACCAGCGGTATCTGGCGCTTTGAAACGATTAAACCCGGCTCCGTTATCGGTCGCGATGGCCGCGTAATGGCACCGCATGTGAATTTATGGATAGTGGCACGCGGGATTAACATTGGCCTCAATACGCGGATGTACTTCTCCGATGAACAGGATGCGAATCAGGCCGACCCGGTACTGAATCTCATTGAATGGGAAGTGCGCCGACAGACTCTTATCGCGCACCGCGAAGTTCGCGGCAATGAAATCGTGTACCGCTTCGATATTCATTTGCAGGGCGAGAACGAAACCGTCTTCTTCGATATCTAG
- a CDS encoding LysR substrate-binding domain-containing protein, producing MQKNGLFSQRIRLRHLHTFVAVAQQGTLGRAAETLNLSQPALSKTLNELEQLTGTRLFERGRLGAQLTLVGEQFLTHAVKVLDALNTAGQSLNRKEGLNSDIVRIGALPTAALGVLPSVIGQYHQQQKDITLQVATMNNTMLLAGLKSGEIDIGIGRMSDPELMSGLNYELLFLESLKLVVRPGHPLLQETVTLSRVMEWPVVVSPKGTLPRQNAETLLQSQGCKIPSGCIETLSASLSRQLTVDYDYVWFVPSGAVKDDLRRGLLAALPIPTQGAGEPIGILTRVDATLTAGTQLLLSAIRKSVPV from the coding sequence ATGCAAAAAAATGGTCTTTTCAGTCAGCGCATTCGCTTGCGCCATCTACATACCTTCGTGGCCGTCGCTCAACAAGGAACGCTTGGGCGTGCGGCTGAAACCTTAAATCTTAGCCAACCGGCTTTATCAAAGACGCTCAATGAGCTTGAACAGCTAACCGGCACGCGGCTGTTTGAGCGCGGGCGGCTGGGTGCACAGCTCACGCTGGTCGGTGAACAGTTTCTGACTCATGCCGTTAAGGTGCTTGATGCGCTCAATACCGCGGGCCAGTCGCTGAATCGCAAAGAAGGTCTTAACAGCGACATCGTGCGTATTGGGGCCCTTCCTACTGCCGCTCTGGGCGTTTTACCCTCGGTAATTGGTCAGTATCACCAACAACAAAAAGATATCACGTTGCAAGTGGCGACCATGAACAACACCATGCTGCTGGCGGGGCTGAAATCGGGTGAAATCGATATCGGTATCGGGAGAATGTCCGACCCGGAGTTAATGAGTGGTTTGAACTACGAACTGCTGTTTCTCGAATCCCTGAAGCTGGTGGTTCGCCCGGGGCACCCGCTGCTTCAGGAGACGGTCACGCTGAGCCGGGTGATGGAGTGGCCGGTGGTAGTGTCACCAAAAGGAACCCTGCCGCGTCAGAACGCTGAAACCCTGCTGCAAAGTCAGGGCTGCAAAATTCCTTCAGGCTGCATTGAAACGCTGTCGGCCTCGTTATCGCGCCAGCTCACCGTCGATTACGACTACGTCTGGTTTGTCCCCTCTGGCGCAGTAAAAGACGACCTTCGCCGCGGACTGCTGGCGGCGCTCCCCATCCCGACCCAGGGCGCAGGTGAGCCCATCGGTATTCTGACTCGCGTGGATGCCACCCTTACCGCAGGCACGCAGCTCTTGCTCAGCGCGATTCGTAAATCCGTGCCGGTCTGA
- a CDS encoding glucose/quinate/shikimate family membrane-bound PQQ-dependent dehydrogenase, whose amino-acid sequence MATGNVPRGFPRILQWLLAGLMLIIGLAIGILGTKLASVGGTFYFAIMGLVMIIASLLIFRSRRGGIVLYAIAFVASIIWAIGDAGWTYWPLFSRLFALGVLAFLSALVWPFLSRQPAKKGPAFSLAAIFAVVLLVSFGWMFKSQPLVSASEEVPVKPVAAGEQQKNWEHWGNTTHGDRFAALDQINKQNVDQLQVAWVAHTGDIPQSNGSGAEDQNTPLQIGDTLYVCTPYSKVLALDVDSGKEKWRYDSKATAPNWQRCRGLGYYADSQAQVTATADTQPAACSRRLFLPTTDARLIAIDADNGKLCETFGDHGIVDLSVGMGEIKAGYYQQTSTPLVAGNVVVVGGRVADNFSTGEPPGVVRAYDVHTGKLAWAWDPGNPNLTGEPPEGQTYTRGTPNVWSAMSYDAKLNLIYLPTGNATPDFFGGERTALDDKYSSSIVAVDATTGQVRWHYQTTHHDLWDFDLPSQPLLYDLPDGKGGTTPVLVQTSKQGMIFMLNRETGEPVAKVEERPVPVGDIKGERYSPTQPYSVGMPMIGNETLKESDMWGATPVDLLLCRIQFKEMRHQGIFTPPGEDRSLQYPGSLGGMNWGSVSVDPNNSLMFVNDMRLGLANYMVPREKVAKDASGIEMGIVPMEGTPFGAMRERFLSPLGIPCQKPPFGTMSAVDLKTGKLVWQVPVGTVEDTGPLGIRMHMPIPIGMPTLGASLSTQSGLLFFAGTQDFYLRAFDTANGKEIWKSRLPVGSQSGPMTYVSPKTGKQYIIINAGGARQSPDRGDYIIAYALPEQK is encoded by the coding sequence ATGGCAACTGGCAACGTGCCGCGAGGGTTCCCCCGGATCCTGCAGTGGCTTCTCGCCGGACTGATGCTGATCATCGGTCTGGCTATCGGTATTCTCGGTACAAAACTCGCCTCCGTCGGCGGCACCTTCTATTTCGCAATTATGGGCCTGGTGATGATTATCGCCTCGCTGCTCATCTTCCGTAGCCGCCGCGGCGGCATCGTGCTGTACGCAATTGCTTTTGTCGCCTCAATCATCTGGGCGATCGGCGATGCTGGCTGGACATACTGGCCGCTGTTCTCACGCCTGTTTGCCCTCGGTGTGCTGGCCTTTCTTTCTGCGCTGGTCTGGCCGTTCCTTTCCCGCCAACCAGCGAAAAAAGGCCCGGCGTTTAGCCTTGCGGCGATCTTCGCCGTGGTGCTGTTGGTCAGTTTCGGCTGGATGTTCAAATCCCAGCCGCTGGTCAGCGCCAGTGAAGAGGTGCCGGTCAAGCCGGTCGCCGCTGGCGAACAACAGAAAAACTGGGAACATTGGGGTAACACCACCCATGGCGACCGTTTCGCTGCGCTCGACCAGATTAACAAACAGAACGTCGACCAGTTGCAGGTCGCGTGGGTCGCCCATACTGGCGATATTCCGCAGAGTAACGGCTCCGGTGCGGAAGACCAGAACACCCCGTTACAGATTGGCGACACACTTTACGTTTGTACGCCTTACAGCAAAGTGCTGGCACTGGATGTTGATAGCGGCAAAGAGAAATGGCGCTACGATTCAAAGGCCACCGCGCCGAACTGGCAGCGCTGCCGTGGCTTAGGCTATTACGCAGATAGCCAGGCCCAGGTAACAGCCACTGCGGATACACAGCCGGCTGCCTGCTCTCGCCGCCTGTTCCTGCCGACCACCGATGCGCGTCTGATCGCCATCGATGCCGATAACGGCAAACTGTGCGAGACTTTCGGCGACCACGGTATTGTTGACCTCAGCGTTGGTATGGGCGAAATCAAAGCGGGTTACTACCAACAAACCTCCACGCCGCTGGTCGCTGGCAATGTGGTCGTGGTTGGCGGTCGCGTGGCGGATAACTTCTCCACCGGCGAGCCTCCGGGCGTTGTGCGCGCTTACGATGTTCACACCGGTAAGCTGGCGTGGGCATGGGATCCGGGTAACCCGAATCTGACCGGCGAGCCGCCGGAAGGCCAAACCTACACCCGCGGTACGCCGAACGTCTGGTCGGCCATGTCTTATGACGCGAAGCTGAATCTGATCTATCTGCCAACAGGTAACGCTACGCCAGACTTCTTCGGCGGCGAGCGCACTGCGCTTGACGATAAATACAGTTCCTCTATCGTGGCCGTTGACGCAACAACCGGTCAGGTGCGCTGGCACTACCAGACGACTCACCACGACCTGTGGGACTTCGACCTGCCTTCTCAGCCGCTACTGTACGATCTACCTGACGGCAAAGGCGGCACCACCCCGGTGCTGGTGCAAACCAGTAAGCAGGGCATGATCTTTATGCTCAACCGCGAAACCGGTGAGCCGGTGGCCAAAGTGGAAGAGCGTCCGGTTCCGGTAGGTGATATCAAAGGCGAGCGCTATTCTCCTACTCAGCCTTACTCCGTTGGTATGCCGATGATCGGCAACGAGACGCTAAAAGAGTCCGATATGTGGGGCGCAACCCCTGTCGACCTGCTGCTGTGCCGTATCCAGTTTAAAGAGATGCGTCACCAGGGCATCTTTACGCCGCCGGGCGAAGACCGTTCTCTGCAATATCCAGGCTCGCTTGGCGGGATGAACTGGGGCAGCGTGTCAGTTGACCCGAATAACAGCCTGATGTTCGTCAACGATATGCGCCTTGGCCTCGCTAACTATATGGTGCCGCGCGAGAAAGTGGCGAAAGACGCCAGCGGTATCGAAATGGGTATTGTGCCGATGGAAGGTACCCCGTTTGGTGCAATGCGCGAGCGTTTCCTGTCACCGCTTGGCATTCCGTGCCAGAAACCACCGTTCGGCACCATGTCGGCGGTGGATCTCAAAACCGGCAAGCTGGTGTGGCAGGTTCCGGTCGGCACCGTTGAAGATACCGGCCCGCTGGGGATCCGCATGCATATGCCAATCCCTATCGGTATGCCGACGCTGGGCGCTTCGCTGTCTACCCAGTCCGGCCTGCTGTTCTTCGCCGGCACCCAGGATTTCTACCTGCGTGCATTTGATACCGCCAACGGTAAAGAGATCTGGAAATCCCGTCTGCCGGTGGGCAGCCAGTCCGGCCCGATGACCTACGTTTCACCGAAAACCGGCAAGCAGTACATCATCATCAACGCTGGCGGCGCTCGCCAGTCACCGGACCGTGGCGATTACATTATCGCCTACGCTCTCCCGGAGCAGAAGTAA